The Chloroherpetonaceae bacterium genome has a segment encoding these proteins:
- a CDS encoding endonuclease/exonuclease/phosphatase family protein, whose translation MQERQTIRCISINTHRGRGPKLPYLLAQASLDEAERIELLHDTRAYTYFIAEWLHQHRHEYDVVGLQEVFSGILGFGDRLFRKYRQRDHYRLIAGYRSVIAHGVGFAAFRYENLLLSQLQKIGQTQINYLLPGRVAFLAACGFTLAPFVFNGQVVWIGNTHLHPFNPRDRQDQARSIAAEVKKHGDVPILFMGDFNTVPPGCRQTGFPAGDNDVNSYKNDRTFEILAEAGLQMVKHEDSEAFYTYPTGLPNRTLDYILFSHHWEVERYEVIKEFTFSDHYPVFGEFRLKD comes from the coding sequence ATGCAGGAGCGTCAAACCATTCGCTGTATTTCTATCAACACGCATCGTGGCAGAGGACCAAAACTTCCTTACCTTTTGGCACAAGCCTCTTTGGACGAAGCAGAGCGCATTGAGCTGCTGCATGATACCCGTGCTTACACTTACTTTATCGCCGAGTGGTTGCATCAACACCGCCACGAGTATGATGTGGTTGGTTTGCAGGAAGTCTTCAGCGGCATTTTAGGTTTCGGTGACCGGCTCTTTCGCAAATACCGCCAGCGTGACCACTATCGGCTTATTGCTGGCTACCGCTCTGTGATTGCGCATGGGGTGGGTTTTGCAGCGTTCCGCTATGAGAACTTACTCCTGTCGCAACTTCAAAAGATTGGACAAACGCAAATTAATTACCTCTTGCCTGGGCGCGTTGCATTTCTGGCGGCTTGTGGCTTTACGCTTGCGCCTTTTGTTTTCAATGGTCAGGTAGTTTGGATTGGCAACACGCACTTGCATCCGTTCAATCCACGCGATCGGCAAGACCAAGCGCGTAGCATTGCAGCTGAGGTCAAAAAACACGGTGATGTGCCGATTCTCTTTATGGGCGACTTTAACACCGTACCTCCCGGCTGCCGCCAGACCGGTTTCCCAGCTGGCGACAATGATGTCAATAGCTACAAGAATGACCGCACGTTCGAGATTCTTGCTGAAGCTGGCTTACAGATGGTGAAGCACGAAGATTCCGAAGCCTTCTACACCTACCCAACTGGCTTGCCCAACCGAACACTCGATTACATTCTTTTCTCTCATCACTGGGAAGTTGAGCGCTATGAGGTTATCAAGGAATTTACTTTCTCTGATCACTACCCTGTGTTCGGCGAATTTCGCCTGAAGGATTAA
- a CDS encoding transketolase family protein, translated as MRIQYLSRGDKATRAGFGEALLEIGAQDERIVALCADLTESLYMKKFAQAFPHRFFNAGVAEANMISIGAGLALSGKIPFVGTFANFAAGRSFDQIRQSVCYSETNVKICASHSGLTLGEDGATHQILEDLALMRSLPNMTVVVPCDYSETKRAVYAIAQHKGPVYLRFSRPALPDFSHDSPPFEIGKAIELQSGNDVTIIACGVMVWRALQAADLLWAEGISARVLNMHTIKPLDEVAVLQAAKETGAIVTAEEHQINGGLGDAVANVVVRHFPVPIEMVAVMDKFGESGTPAELLEKYGLTTAQIVEKAKKVLRRKTTLPHETPA; from the coding sequence ATGCGCATTCAATATCTATCACGGGGCGACAAAGCTACCCGCGCAGGCTTCGGTGAAGCGCTTTTGGAAATCGGCGCGCAAGATGAACGCATCGTGGCACTTTGCGCAGACTTAACTGAATCGCTCTATATGAAGAAGTTTGCACAAGCCTTTCCGCATCGCTTCTTCAATGCAGGGGTTGCCGAAGCGAATATGATTTCAATTGGCGCGGGATTAGCCCTCTCGGGCAAAATTCCTTTTGTGGGCACTTTTGCCAACTTCGCTGCAGGACGCAGTTTTGACCAAATTCGTCAGTCAGTTTGCTACTCGGAAACAAATGTCAAAATCTGTGCTTCGCACTCTGGGCTGACGCTGGGCGAAGATGGCGCCACGCATCAAATCTTGGAAGACCTTGCCCTGATGCGCTCTTTGCCGAATATGACGGTTGTCGTGCCGTGCGACTACAGCGAAACAAAGCGCGCTGTCTATGCGATTGCTCAGCACAAGGGGCCTGTTTATCTGCGCTTCAGCCGACCCGCATTGCCTGACTTCTCGCATGACTCCCCTCCTTTTGAAATTGGCAAAGCGATTGAACTTCAAAGTGGCAACGATGTGACTATTATTGCTTGCGGCGTGATGGTCTGGCGTGCACTTCAAGCGGCTGACCTACTTTGGGCAGAAGGCATTTCCGCCCGCGTGCTCAATATGCACACTATCAAACCGCTTGACGAGGTAGCGGTTCTCCAAGCTGCAAAGGAAACAGGGGCGATTGTAACGGCTGAGGAGCATCAAATCAACGGTGGGCTTGGTGATGCGGTTGCAAATGTCGTTGTGCGCCATTTTCCTGTGCCAATAGAAATGGTTGCAGTGATGGATAAATTCGGCGAGTCCGGCACTCCTGCTGAGCTGCTTGAAAAGTATGGACTTACGACTGCACAGATTGTAGAAAAGGCTAAGAAAGTTCTAAGACGCAAAACGACTTTGCCTCATGAGACGCCTGCTTAA
- a CDS encoding DUF2283 domain-containing protein, with protein MKLIVHKDDALYLRLDESEIVDSEEVSDGIILDYNRKRQVVGIEILRVSERSPDALWQVLLETV; from the coding sequence ATGAAACTCATCGTGCACAAAGACGATGCGCTGTATTTGCGCTTGGATGAGTCGGAAATTGTAGATTCGGAGGAAGTCAGTGATGGGATTATTCTCGACTACAATCGCAAGAGACAGGTAGTGGGCATTGAGATTTTGAGGGTGAGTGAGCGCAGCCCTGATGCGCTTTGGCAGGTGCTGTTGGAGACGGTGTAA
- a CDS encoding CapA family protein: protein MSTAAQAQSRAVIAAVGDLMCHEPQLKEAYHNGTYSFDTCYALIAPFLTKADIATGNLETVHAGKAQVFTGYPRFNTPDEFSLAAKRAGFSFLTTANNHAYDRNTIGIIRTLDVLDSLGILHTGTSRSDSLRAKPALFNIRGIKLGWLAYTTFSNDTIPASHRAMLNLYDTTHIKADISWLRSLPDSLRPDKILLSLHWGYEYELMPRDSQRKMARWLFEAGVDYILGSHPHVVQPTERVTVSRNGTPTECFIIYSMGNFLSNQRQLPRPMGIIVYLTLEKDSAGTVHLRNTEYVLTYVHLTKRAAKASSGTPRTRVILPLAAWCKGETAKLLPASVVTDMRTMQHDIEARFQKSDTLFKPLPYTFP, encoded by the coding sequence ATGAGCACTGCAGCACAGGCACAATCGCGTGCTGTGATTGCCGCAGTGGGCGACCTTATGTGCCATGAGCCGCAACTTAAAGAGGCTTACCATAATGGCACTTACTCTTTCGACACCTGCTACGCCTTGATTGCGCCCTTTCTCACAAAAGCAGATATTGCAACCGGCAATCTTGAAACGGTTCACGCTGGCAAAGCGCAAGTTTTTACAGGCTATCCTCGCTTCAACACGCCAGACGAATTTTCGCTAGCAGCGAAGCGTGCTGGCTTTAGCTTTCTCACCACCGCCAACAACCACGCTTACGACCGCAACACTATCGGCATTATCCGCACCCTTGATGTGCTAGATAGCTTGGGCATTCTCCACACTGGCACCAGTCGTAGCGACAGCCTTCGTGCAAAGCCTGCTTTGTTCAACATTCGCGGCATCAAGTTAGGCTGGCTGGCTTACACGACCTTTTCCAACGACACCATCCCTGCTTCACACCGTGCGATGCTCAATCTTTACGACACCACGCATATCAAGGCTGACATTTCATGGTTGCGCAGCTTGCCCGATAGCCTGCGTCCCGATAAGATTCTGCTTTCGCTACACTGGGGATATGAATACGAATTGATGCCCCGCGATTCTCAGCGTAAGATGGCGCGCTGGCTTTTCGAAGCAGGCGTAGATTATATTTTAGGCTCTCATCCACATGTAGTTCAGCCCACTGAGCGTGTGACGGTTTCCCGCAACGGCACGCCAACTGAGTGTTTCATCATTTACTCAATGGGAAATTTTCTCTCCAATCAGCGACAGTTGCCCCGACCGATGGGGATTATCGTCTATCTGACACTGGAAAAGGACTCAGCGGGCACGGTGCATCTTCGGAATACGGAGTATGTGCTCACCTATGTGCACCTTACAAAGCGTGCAGCTAAGGCCTCATCAGGCACACCACGCACGCGTGTGATTTTACCTTTGGCTGCATGGTGCAAGGGTGAAACAGCAAAGCTCTTGCCAGCCAGCGTAGTTACAGATATGCGCACGATGCAGCACGACATCGAAGCGCGGTTTCAGAAGTCCGATACACTCTTTAAACCCTTGCCCTATACTTTCCCTTGA